The Candidatus Eisenbacteria bacterium genome has a window encoding:
- a CDS encoding ATP-binding protein: protein MTPALVGYVAAVAAAGGALLALSFAGFLALGWMHITAWIVVSLLAESLWIPTVSGKAMESMASTVDISLLILLGFMPSIWIVAIGFTLANFFFSRRVWYKAIFNAGQNVLALAAAGAAFTLLGGRPLAAEGTLLALSGPAMMLPWAAAIATYFTVNTLLVSAAVALDAGRPLLATWREEYLNESSLLGSAALFFLSPLVVVSYVSIGYFGLIFFFVPLLLIKEAGARYLALEKAKDDLISRERLAAKGEMAAEVAHEINNYLAAISGRAQLLLMNSGRGDESPERMKESARIIFEQASNMGVLVKGLLDFSHKEARKQPTRLNDVVRRTVEFIVPQNKYERISFDLDLASDLPELNLDPAQIQQVLLNLFSNAADAMHSSEANDLRITVRSRAKSGGAEVELTVEDNGPGIPPTVMKRLFEPQFTTKAEGHGFGLSTCYRIVQNHGGRIGAENTTRAGARFTVVLPKEAA from the coding sequence GCCGAGAGCCTCTGGATTCCCACCGTCTCCGGCAAGGCCATGGAGAGCATGGCCTCGACCGTCGACATCAGCCTCCTCATCCTGCTCGGCTTCATGCCCTCGATCTGGATCGTGGCGATCGGCTTCACGCTCGCGAACTTCTTCTTCTCGCGACGGGTCTGGTACAAGGCGATCTTCAACGCCGGGCAGAACGTGCTGGCGCTCGCGGCCGCCGGCGCCGCGTTCACGCTGCTCGGCGGGCGCCCGCTCGCCGCGGAGGGAACGCTCCTGGCGCTCAGCGGCCCGGCGATGATGCTCCCGTGGGCTGCCGCGATCGCGACCTACTTCACCGTGAACACCCTGCTCGTGTCGGCCGCGGTCGCGCTCGACGCGGGCCGCCCGCTCCTGGCCACGTGGCGCGAGGAGTACCTGAACGAGAGCTCGCTCCTCGGCTCGGCGGCGCTCTTCTTCCTCTCGCCGCTCGTGGTCGTGTCGTACGTCTCCATCGGGTACTTCGGGCTCATCTTCTTCTTCGTGCCCCTCCTCCTCATCAAGGAGGCGGGGGCGCGGTACCTGGCGCTCGAGAAGGCCAAGGACGACCTGATCAGCCGGGAGCGCCTCGCCGCGAAGGGGGAGATGGCCGCCGAGGTCGCGCACGAGATCAACAACTACCTCGCCGCGATCTCCGGGCGCGCGCAGCTCCTCCTCATGAACTCGGGCCGGGGCGACGAGAGCCCCGAGCGGATGAAGGAGAGCGCGCGGATCATCTTCGAGCAGGCGAGCAACATGGGCGTGCTCGTGAAGGGGCTCCTCGACTTCTCCCACAAGGAGGCGCGGAAGCAGCCCACAAGGCTCAACGACGTGGTGCGGCGCACGGTGGAGTTCATCGTTCCCCAGAACAAGTACGAGCGGATCTCGTTCGACCTGGACCTCGCGAGCGATCTGCCCGAGCTGAACCTGGATCCCGCGCAGATCCAGCAGGTGCTCCTGAACCTCTTCAGCAACGCCGCCGACGCGATGCACTCGAGCGAGGCGAACGATCTCCGGATCACGGTGCGATCCCGAGCGAAGAGCGGCGGGGCGGAGGTCGAGCTGACGGTGGAGGACAACGGGCCCGGGATCCCGCCCACGGTGATGAAGAGGCTCTTCGAGCCCCAGTTCACCACAAAGGCCGAAGGGCACGGGTTCGGGCTCTCGACGTGCTACCGCATCGTGCAGAACCACGGCGGGAGGATCGGCGCGGAGAACACGACCCGCGCGGGCGCGCGGTTCACGGTGGTGCTGCCGAAGGAAGCGGCGTAG
- a CDS encoding HD domain-containing protein, translated as MPPPILTLVRKLQESGQEAALVGGCVRDLLRGAQVSDWDIATSARPEEVLRTFPRAVPTGLPHGTVTVPTDAGPCEITTFRVESAYTDARRPDRVTFVREIEPDLLRRDFTVNAMAWDPLNRREFDPSGGRQDLSKKILRAVGDPDERFHEDGLRPVRAARFAATLEFDLERETERALAGAKDRVARVAPERIRDELMKMLAAPCPSRGFEVLRRSGLLPVVLPELAATVAVPQNRYHAHDVYFHTLYTVDAAPADKPLVRLAALFHDLGKPGTRAERENGEATFYNHQFEGARIAIDALTRLRFSRETTDLVAHLVEHHMFDYRSEWSDAAVRRFVQKVRPENIADLFDLRIADNIGNGTKTGFPHYLEELRDRIDAILVARQALSLRDLRIGGEDVMRVLGIPPGPKVGEVLELLLEEVLEDPDRNDRGWLLQRVREGFSIDTKRT; from the coding sequence GTGCCTCCGCCCATCCTGACTCTCGTCCGCAAGCTTCAGGAATCCGGCCAGGAGGCCGCACTCGTTGGCGGCTGCGTGCGCGACCTCCTGCGCGGAGCCCAGGTGTCCGACTGGGACATCGCGACGAGCGCGCGCCCCGAGGAGGTCCTCCGCACCTTCCCGCGGGCCGTCCCGACGGGGCTCCCGCACGGCACGGTGACGGTCCCGACCGACGCGGGCCCGTGCGAGATCACGACGTTCCGCGTGGAGTCGGCCTACACCGATGCGCGCCGGCCGGATCGCGTGACGTTCGTGCGCGAGATCGAGCCGGACCTCTTGCGGCGGGACTTCACCGTGAACGCCATGGCCTGGGATCCTCTGAATCGGCGAGAGTTCGATCCGTCCGGCGGCCGGCAGGACCTCTCGAAGAAGATCCTGCGCGCGGTGGGGGATCCGGACGAACGGTTCCATGAGGACGGTCTGAGGCCCGTGCGCGCGGCCCGATTCGCGGCCACGCTGGAGTTCGATCTGGAGCGCGAGACCGAGCGCGCGCTCGCGGGGGCCAAGGATCGCGTGGCGCGCGTGGCTCCCGAGCGGATCCGGGACGAGCTCATGAAGATGCTCGCCGCGCCGTGCCCCTCACGAGGGTTCGAGGTGCTGCGCCGGTCGGGGCTCCTTCCGGTCGTGCTCCCGGAGCTCGCGGCCACGGTCGCGGTCCCGCAGAACCGCTATCACGCCCACGACGTGTACTTCCACACGCTGTACACCGTGGACGCGGCTCCCGCCGACAAGCCGCTCGTCCGGCTCGCGGCTCTCTTCCACGACCTGGGGAAGCCGGGAACGCGCGCGGAGCGGGAGAACGGAGAGGCGACCTTCTACAACCACCAGTTCGAGGGAGCGAGGATCGCGATCGACGCGCTCACCAGGCTCCGCTTCAGCCGCGAGACGACCGACCTCGTGGCCCACCTGGTCGAGCACCACATGTTCGACTACCGCTCGGAATGGAGCGACGCCGCCGTGCGCCGGTTCGTCCAGAAGGTCCGCCCCGAGAACATCGCCGATCTCTTCGACCTTCGTATCGCGGACAATATCGGAAACGGGACGAAGACCGGCTTCCCGCACTACCTGGAGGAGCTGCGGGACCGGATCGACGCGATCCTCGTGGCGCGCCAGGCGCTCTCGCTGCGGGATCTCCGGATCGGGGGCGAGGACGTGATGCGCGTGCTCGGGATCCCCCCCGGCCCGAAGGTGGGCGAAGTGCTGGAGCTCCTCCTCGAGGAGGTGCTGGAGGACCCCGACCGAAACGACCGCGGCTGGCTGCTCCAGCGGGTCCGGGAGGGCTTTTCCAT